A single Thermoanaerobacterium sp. RBIITD DNA region contains:
- the queF gene encoding preQ(1) synthase, protein MSERNRKELDELSLLGRKVAKYNYDYDPSVLETFINKHQENDYFVKFNCPEFTSLCPKTGQPDFATIYISYVPDKLMVESKSLKLYLFSFRNHGDFHEDCVNIIMKDLIKLLDPKYIEVWGKFTPRGGISIDPYCNYGKPGTKWENVAEKRLFYHDLYPEKIDNR, encoded by the coding sequence ATGTCAGAGAGGAACAGAAAAGAGTTAGACGAATTATCATTGTTGGGAAGGAAAGTCGCCAAATATAATTATGATTATGATCCATCTGTACTTGAAACATTCATAAATAAGCATCAAGAAAATGATTATTTTGTTAAATTTAATTGTCCAGAATTCACAAGTCTTTGTCCTAAAACAGGCCAGCCTGATTTTGCAACTATTTATATTTCGTATGTACCCGATAAATTAATGGTTGAAAGCAAATCATTAAAACTATATTTATTTAGCTTTAGAAACCATGGGGATTTTCATGAGGATTGTGTCAATATCATAATGAAAGATTTAATTAAACTCCTTGATCCAAAATATATCGAGGTATGGGGTAAATTTACACCAAGGGGTGGAATATCAATAGATCCTTATTGTAATTATGGAAAACCCGGTACGAAATGGGAAAATGTTGCAGAAAAAAGACTTTTTTATCATGACTTGTATCCTGAAAAAATTGATAATAGGTAA